A window of bacterium genomic DNA:
GCGCCGCCGGACTTGATGAATTCGGTCATTGGGACGGGGTGAACTTCTCGGCCACGATCACGCAAAATCCAGGCAGTGTTAGGGCAGCCGGACGGCATGACGATGTGGTTGCCGATTACCACTGAATTACAGGCAAAATGGAGCGCCTCGTCGAGTTCGATTGGGATTGCATGGAAGTTCTCGTTAATCACTCTTCGCCCGTAGCTATCGAAAGCCCCCGGATAATAGACTACAGTATGTTCATCTAAAGGCAAGAAGCAGGTATCGAGGTGATACCAGCGGTCGTCAACAAGTTCCAATGAGAGCACTCTACATCCAAGCATTTCGGCCAATTTGCGGTGGGAAGAAATTTCACTTCGTTTGAGATAACCTGCAACCAGTGTATCCCCCACAAACAGCGCATCCCCTTCCCCTTCAAAGACCGCATCGTTTGGCAACGTTTCTACTTTGTACTGGCGCTCATTGAACCAATCAGAGAAGAAAGGCTCTTCCAAGCGGCGTTCGAGGTTACGGAACCGAGAGATGATGACCCTATCGTCTATTGCGATCCCTGCGTTGGCGGTGAAGACCATATCAGGACAATTAGTTTGCTGAGGTATGAGTGATATACTTGCCCCTACCTCATCCTGCAACACGCGAAAAAGCTCATTCCACTGTTGCAGCGCTAGCCGTTTATCCGGCTTGTTGGTTACTCGCATCCAGACATTGATCTCATAGACCAGGTCATATGAAGTTGGCTCGCACATCAACAAATTTGAGATGCCAGTGCGGTCGCTTGGTTTCAGACTGTCAGATTTCATAATTAATACT
This region includes:
- a CDS encoding amidinotransferase, translating into MKSDSLKPSDRTGISNLLMCEPTSYDLVYEINVWMRVTNKPDKRLALQQWNELFRVLQDEVGASISLIPQQTNCPDMVFTANAGIAIDDRVIISRFRNLERRLEEPFFSDWFNERQYKVETLPNDAVFEGEGDALFVGDTLVAGYLKRSEISSHRKLAEMLGCRVLSLELVDDRWYHLDTCFLPLDEHTVVYYPGAFDSYGRRVINENFHAIPIELDEALHFACNSVVIGNHIVMPSGCPNTAWILRDRGREVHPVPMTEFIKSGGACKCLTLYLPK